A genome region from Dolichospermum compactum NIES-806 includes the following:
- a CDS encoding recombinase family protein, with the protein MKIIVYIYTDPLLDTVPSPDDWGWEVDKIYEDLGKRTQLQQLLIDCQTETVNYLLLRRLEELGDSLSQVSDRLNQIETMGVMVITTQQPYVSKSNQIPTELLQLLPEIQYQQRSRRIRQGHARNRLETSPPPGKSPYGYRRGQGKYIIDRTTSPVVKDFFEYFLLYGSVRATVRYIGKKYSKNISVTTARRWLTNPVYRGDTAYQNREIISDTHAAIISREEAAQVDRLLRRNSRLPSRTASAPRSLAGLVICDQCQSQMIVTSVTQRHQNQEYLYLRATNCPQQPKCRAIPYQVVLQKTIDHVCRDLPLAVAGINFPQLDAIKNSLGNDISRQQEILQQLPTFIETGILDIETAKLRAYKLRTEISELQAKLAILPPVNLRSVAQAVSIPQFWLDLSEVERRFYFREFLQQIQIIRQNREWDVQIIFIF; encoded by the coding sequence ATGAAAATAATTGTTTATATTTATACTGATCCATTATTAGATACTGTTCCCAGCCCAGATGATTGGGGTTGGGAAGTAGATAAAATTTATGAAGATTTGGGAAAACGCACCCAATTACAACAATTATTAATTGATTGTCAAACCGAAACTGTAAATTATCTACTGCTGCGCCGATTAGAAGAATTAGGTGATAGTTTATCCCAAGTGAGCGATCGCCTCAATCAAATAGAAACAATGGGAGTCATGGTCATTACGACACAACAACCTTATGTTTCCAAATCCAATCAAATCCCCACCGAATTACTACAATTATTACCAGAAATTCAATATCAACAACGTAGTCGCCGCATTCGTCAGGGACACGCTCGTAATCGCCTAGAAACCTCACCACCACCAGGAAAATCCCCCTATGGCTACCGCAGAGGACAAGGTAAATATATTATTGATCGCACCACCTCACCCGTTGTTAAAGATTTTTTTGAATATTTTTTACTCTATGGTTCTGTCCGTGCTACCGTCCGTTATATAGGTAAAAAATACAGTAAAAATATTTCTGTAACTACAGCTAGACGTTGGTTAACTAATCCAGTTTATCGAGGTGATACAGCCTATCAAAACAGGGAAATTATCTCTGATACTCATGCAGCAATTATATCCAGAGAAGAAGCAGCGCAAGTTGATAGACTATTGCGACGCAACAGCAGATTACCATCACGGACGGCTAGTGCGCCCCGTTCTTTAGCTGGTTTAGTCATTTGTGATCAATGTCAATCACAGATGATTGTCACCAGTGTTACCCAGCGTCATCAGAATCAAGAGTATTTATATTTACGTGCAACTAACTGTCCTCAACAGCCTAAATGTCGTGCTATCCCTTACCAAGTAGTTTTACAAAAAACCATTGATCATGTTTGTCGAGATCTACCTTTAGCTGTCGCCGGGATCAATTTTCCCCAATTAGATGCAATTAAAAATAGTTTAGGGAATGATATATCTCGTCAGCAAGAAATCCTCCAGCAATTACCCACTTTCATAGAAACGGGAATTTTAGATATAGAAACTGCAAAATTAAGAGCTTACAAACTTCGCACAGAAATTTCTGAACTTCAAGCCAAGTTAGCGATTCTTCCTCCTGTGAATTTGCGTTCCGTAGCTCAAGCTGTTTCCATTCCCCAATTTTGGTTAGATTTATCAGAGGTAGAACGAAGATTTTACTTCCGTGAATTTCTCCAACAAATTCAAATTATCCGCCAAAACAGAGAATGGGATGTACAAATAATTTTTATTTTCTAA
- a CDS encoding DUF167 domain-containing protein, translating into MQKRVKVKPNSKQQKIEELADGSLTVHLKSPPVDGKANEELIKLLAKKFDVPQFSISIKSGTTSRQKLIEIDGI; encoded by the coding sequence ATGCAAAAAAGAGTCAAAGTTAAACCCAACTCCAAACAACAAAAGATTGAGGAATTAGCAGATGGTAGTTTAACTGTACATCTCAAATCACCACCTGTAGATGGTAAAGCTAATGAAGAGTTAATTAAACTATTAGCTAAAAAGTTTGATGTTCCTCAATTCTCTATCTCAATTAAATCTGGGACAACATCTCGACAAAAATTAATTGAAATTGATGGGATTTAG
- a CDS encoding ArnT family glycosyltransferase, whose protein sequence is MQEGSFIWTHLEKQHRVIEKKIDWLWLILLLLAAVILFSINLGGLPLQDGDEATVARVAREIWQAPVDSMRWLYPTLGGEPYHHTPPLMHWLIAGAYSLGGVNEWTTRLPSAILTATSVPCLYCLGREIFRQRWAAIYSALIYLTMLPVVRYGRLAMLDGAVACFFILMIWFVLRSRRDLRYCLGIGISFGLICLTQSMMGVYLGAVVLVFLFCDTPRLLTSYYFWIGILIGCLPVCCWYGFQLWHYGYPFSIDVNTSLSHIRTINNGTSQAPWYYLLEIAKWTWPWLIFLPQTIRITWENNNFSWAKLIIIWSGVYLLIISLISFKLPWYIFPIYPSLALAFGFQLAQMENVPLFSGYPRAWVTSLAILAVVASASSIYFGGRTLDKAELQIIFAAVALTMTLSAILAERGDRQFLKILIWGSYISLLLLMKSNYWVWELNTAYAVKPVAAMITKINPAVKEIYTSFPYHRPSLDFYSDRTIIPASIGELQYYWQYDSQPYFLINTSTLENLQFKSIKIIDKVKDWQLITKQNNSL, encoded by the coding sequence ATGCAAGAAGGAAGCTTTATTTGGACTCATCTAGAAAAACAGCACCGTGTGATTGAAAAAAAGATTGATTGGCTATGGCTAATCCTATTGTTATTAGCAGCGGTGATCTTGTTTAGTATCAATCTTGGAGGTTTGCCCTTACAAGATGGCGATGAGGCAACCGTAGCCAGGGTAGCGCGGGAAATTTGGCAAGCCCCGGTAGATTCAATGCGTTGGCTTTATCCCACGTTGGGTGGTGAACCATATCATCACACACCGCCCCTTATGCACTGGTTAATTGCTGGGGCTTATTCTTTGGGTGGTGTCAATGAATGGACAACGCGCCTACCTAGTGCAATTTTGACAGCAACTTCTGTACCTTGCTTGTATTGTTTGGGGAGGGAGATATTTCGTCAACGTTGGGCAGCTATTTATAGTGCTTTGATTTATTTAACAATGCTGCCTGTGGTTCGTTATGGCAGGTTGGCAATGTTAGATGGGGCAGTTGCCTGTTTTTTTATTTTGATGATCTGGTTTGTCTTGCGATCGCGGCGGGATTTACGTTACTGCTTAGGAATAGGCATTAGTTTTGGGTTAATTTGTCTAACTCAAAGCATGATGGGTGTTTATTTAGGTGCAGTTGTTTTAGTCTTTCTTTTTTGCGATACACCCAGACTACTCACAAGTTATTACTTCTGGATAGGGATCTTGATCGGTTGTCTACCTGTATGCTGCTGGTATGGGTTTCAATTATGGCACTATGGATATCCCTTCAGTATTGATGTAAATACATCTTTAAGCCATATTCGAACCATTAATAATGGCACATCCCAAGCACCTTGGTATTATCTTTTAGAAATCGCTAAATGGACATGGCCTTGGTTGATATTTCTCCCCCAAACTATCCGCATTACCTGGGAAAATAATAATTTCAGTTGGGCAAAATTAATTATTATCTGGTCTGGTGTTTATCTATTAATTATTTCCCTAATTAGCTTTAAACTCCCCTGGTATATATTCCCCATTTACCCTAGTTTGGCTTTAGCTTTTGGGTTTCAATTAGCCCAGATGGAAAATGTCCCCTTATTCTCAGGCTATCCCCGCGCTTGGGTAACGAGTTTAGCGATATTGGCGGTAGTAGCCTCTGCCAGTAGTATTTACTTTGGTGGCAGAACATTAGACAAAGCCGAGTTACAGATTATTTTTGCCGCAGTAGCTTTAACTATGACTTTATCCGCAATTTTAGCAGAACGCGGTGATAGACAATTTCTGAAGATTTTAATTTGGGGAAGTTATATTTCTCTATTATTATTAATGAAATCTAATTACTGGGTTTGGGAATTAAATACAGCCTATGCCGTTAAACCCGTAGCGGCAATGATCACGAAAATTAATCCAGCAGTTAAGGAAATCTATACATCTTTTCCCTACCATCGTCCTTCCTTGGATTTTTATAGCGATCGCACCATCATTCCTGCTTCTATCGGTGAACTACAATATTACTGGCAGTATGATAGCCAACCTTATTTTCTTATTAACACATCTACCTTAGAAAACCTCCAGTTTAAATCCATCAAAATCATAGACAAAGTAAAAGACTGGCAATTAATTACCAAACAAAATAACTCATTATAA
- the leuB gene encoding 3-isopropylmalate dehydrogenase, translating to MTQNYRITLLPGDGIGPEIMSVAVDVLKVVGKRFDLSFEFSTALIGGAAIDENGEPLPAVTLDMCRNSDSVLLAAIGGYKWDSLPSNLRPEAGLLGLRAGLELFANLRPAKILPQLIDASTLKREVVEGVDIMVVRELTGGIYFGKPKGIFTTETGEKRGVNTMVYTESEIERIGRVAFETARKRGGKLCSVDKANVLEVSQLWRDRITQLSLEYTDVELSHLYVDNAAMQLVRAPKQFDTIVTGNLFGDILSDAAAMLTGSIGMLPSASLGADGPGVYEPVHGSAPDIAGLDKANPLAQVLSAAMMLRYAFNQPEAADLIENSVLQVLQQGYRTGDIMSPGMKLVGCQAMGEALMEILELKSH from the coding sequence ATGACTCAAAACTACCGCATTACCTTACTTCCTGGCGATGGCATTGGTCCTGAAATTATGTCCGTAGCGGTGGACGTGCTAAAAGTCGTAGGGAAACGATTTGATCTTAGCTTTGAATTTTCTACAGCCTTAATTGGTGGCGCTGCTATTGACGAAAACGGCGAACCTTTACCTGCTGTCACCCTAGATATGTGCCGCAATAGTGATTCCGTCCTCCTGGCTGCTATTGGTGGTTATAAATGGGATTCTCTGCCCTCGAATTTACGCCCAGAAGCAGGTTTATTAGGGTTGCGGGCTGGCTTGGAACTGTTTGCTAATTTACGGCCTGCCAAAATTCTTCCCCAATTAATTGACGCTTCTACCTTGAAACGGGAAGTTGTAGAAGGTGTAGATATTATGGTGGTGCGGGAACTCACCGGCGGAATTTATTTTGGTAAACCCAAAGGCATTTTTACTACCGAAACCGGAGAAAAACGCGGTGTAAATACGATGGTTTACACAGAATCGGAAATTGAACGGATTGGTCGCGTGGCTTTTGAAACGGCGCGGAAACGGGGTGGTAAACTCTGTTCTGTGGATAAAGCCAATGTGTTAGAAGTATCTCAATTGTGGCGCGATCGCATCACTCAACTTTCCTTAGAGTATACTGATGTGGAATTATCTCATTTATATGTGGATAACGCTGCCATGCAATTAGTTCGCGCTCCCAAACAGTTTGATACAATTGTCACAGGCAACTTATTTGGTGACATTCTCTCCGATGCAGCAGCAATGTTAACTGGTAGTATAGGAATGTTACCTTCTGCCAGTTTGGGTGCTGATGGTCCCGGTGTCTATGAACCCGTTCACGGTTCAGCCCCAGATATTGCCGGACTAGATAAAGCCAACCCTTTAGCACAGGTTTTAAGTGCCGCTATGATGTTGCGTTATGCTTTCAACCAACCAGAAGCAGCAGACTTAATTGAAAATAGTGTGTTACAAGTTTTACAACAAGGTTATCGCACAGGAGATATTATGTCCCCAGGAATGAAACTAGTCGGTTGTCAAGCTATGGGTGAAGCACTCATGGAAATTCTCGAACTAAAATCACATTAA
- the accD gene encoding acetyl-CoA carboxylase, carboxyltransferase subunit beta has product MANNEESRGLKSLFDWFANRRKSGSPNSERQEREIADGLWHKCPKCGVLSYTKDLRANQMVCVDCGHHNRVDSDERIRQLIDANTWKPLDEHLRPTDPLQFRDRKPYSDRLRETQEKLGLVDAVKTGLGQINTLPIALGVMDFRFMGGSMGSVVGEKLTRMIEQATQRRYPVVIICTSGGARMQEGMLSLMQMAKISAALQRHRDSKLLYIPILTNPTTGGVTASFAMLGDLIIAEPKATIGFAGRRVIEQTLREKLPEDFQTAEDLLKHGFVDDIVPRTQLKTTLAQLIALHQPIPTTTPNMVLWETMKLSSATVE; this is encoded by the coding sequence ATGGCAAACAACGAAGAATCACGCGGTTTAAAGTCTCTATTTGATTGGTTCGCAAATCGGCGTAAATCAGGAAGTCCCAACTCAGAACGCCAAGAACGGGAAATTGCTGATGGTTTATGGCATAAATGCCCTAAGTGTGGTGTTCTTAGCTATACAAAAGATTTAAGAGCTAATCAAATGGTTTGCGTTGATTGTGGTCATCATAATCGAGTTGATAGTGATGAACGGATTCGCCAATTAATTGATGCTAATACCTGGAAACCATTAGATGAACATTTACGCCCTACTGATCCCTTGCAATTCCGCGATCGCAAACCCTATAGTGATCGCTTACGAGAAACACAAGAAAAACTAGGACTTGTAGATGCTGTCAAAACTGGATTAGGTCAAATTAACACCTTACCCATAGCATTAGGAGTCATGGACTTCCGGTTCATGGGTGGAAGCATGGGTTCCGTCGTCGGTGAAAAACTCACCCGCATGATTGAACAAGCCACCCAACGCCGTTATCCTGTAGTCATCATTTGCACATCAGGCGGGGCAAGAATGCAGGAAGGAATGCTCTCCTTAATGCAAATGGCAAAAATATCCGCCGCCCTCCAACGTCACCGAGACTCCAAACTATTATATATTCCCATTTTAACCAACCCCACTACCGGAGGTGTTACCGCCAGTTTCGCCATGTTGGGTGATCTCATCATCGCTGAACCCAAAGCAACAATTGGTTTTGCCGGCAGACGGGTAATTGAACAAACCCTCAGAGAAAAACTACCAGAAGATTTCCAAACCGCCGAGGACTTACTAAAACATGGATTTGTTGATGATATCGTCCCCCGCACACAATTAAAAACTACCTTGGCACAACTAATTGCCCTCCATCAACCAATCCCCACAACAACACCAAACATGGTTTTGTGGGAAACAATGAAATTGAGTTCCGCTACCGTTGAGTAA
- a CDS encoding MFS transporter yields the protein MNSLPVDIVEPLDIQTSNLDSSLIKQFPKQFTKNDIRTSLQASTADAIFASIFSLSTGGILVSNLLVELGATPVIFGMLSSIPMLVNFVQPVGAYISEQTTSRFKYSLLTFGTSRLLWLILVIGIFANNSSVLNSQQLVVLTLSIVLFSHLLGGLGSASWLSWLAIIVPRRLRGRYFGIRNSACHLTNLICIPLAGLIISHWYGGTIQGYGLVLSLGTICGIISLFCQYFQADVNPQLQNQYSLHGCENPPEDIYKEETNWITIIGQNSKFLLFLLYFSIWMLAVHLSAPFFNFYLLDTLDLDVTLVTIYNSLQTGANLLVLILWGKLADRIGNRPILVCVGVLVAITPLLWLGIGNHQLDSWLWLPLLHIFTGITWAGVDLCSTNMYLGIAPAKNKSIYFAIVAAVGGVSGALGTTIGGFIAQSPNFGGLLGLFALSSLCRLLGLLPLIFVQEPGK from the coding sequence ATGAATTCTCTTCCAGTTGACATAGTTGAACCACTGGATATTCAGACTTCCAATCTCGACTCTTCACTAATTAAACAGTTTCCTAAGCAATTTACTAAAAATGATATTCGTACCAGTTTACAAGCTTCTACGGCAGATGCTATTTTTGCATCTATTTTTTCTTTGAGTACGGGAGGAATTTTAGTCAGTAATTTGTTAGTCGAGTTGGGGGCTACTCCCGTGATATTTGGAATGTTATCGTCAATTCCCATGCTGGTAAATTTTGTTCAACCTGTGGGTGCTTACATTTCCGAACAGACTACCAGTAGATTCAAGTATTCTCTATTAACTTTTGGAACTTCTCGTTTATTATGGCTAATTCTGGTAATTGGTATTTTTGCTAATAATTCCAGTGTCCTAAATTCCCAACAGTTGGTAGTATTAACACTGTCAATTGTTCTTTTTAGTCATCTTTTAGGAGGATTAGGAAGTGCATCTTGGCTAAGTTGGTTAGCAATTATTGTTCCCCGCAGGTTACGAGGGAGATATTTTGGGATTCGGAATAGTGCTTGTCATCTGACGAATTTAATATGTATTCCTTTAGCGGGATTGATAATATCACATTGGTATGGTGGAACTATCCAAGGTTATGGATTAGTTCTATCTTTAGGGACTATTTGCGGAATTATTAGTTTGTTTTGCCAGTATTTCCAAGCAGATGTCAATCCGCAATTACAAAATCAGTATAGTTTGCATGGTTGTGAAAATCCTCCTGAAGATATTTACAAAGAAGAAACTAATTGGATTACTATTATTGGGCAGAACTCTAAATTCTTACTATTTCTACTTTATTTCAGTATTTGGATGTTGGCTGTGCATTTGAGCGCACCTTTTTTCAACTTCTATTTATTAGATACTTTAGATTTAGATGTGACTTTAGTAACTATTTATAACAGTCTTCAGACTGGGGCAAATCTGTTAGTGTTGATTTTGTGGGGAAAATTAGCTGATAGAATTGGTAATCGTCCCATTCTCGTCTGTGTTGGCGTTTTAGTCGCAATTACACCATTATTATGGTTAGGAATTGGTAATCATCAACTTGATTCTTGGCTATGGTTGCCGCTTTTGCATATTTTTACTGGTATCACTTGGGCAGGAGTTGATTTGTGTAGCACTAATATGTATTTAGGAATTGCTCCTGCGAAGAATAAATCTATCTATTTTGCCATTGTTGCGGCTGTCGGGGGTGTAAGTGGAGCTTTAGGAACAACAATCGGCGGTTTTATTGCCCAAAGTCCTAATTTTGGCGGTTTATTAGGCTTATTTGCTCTCTCTAGCCTGTGCCGACTATTAGGGCTACTTCCCCTGATTTTTGTCCAAGAACCGGGCAAGTAG
- a CDS encoding chromosome segregation ATPase encodes MPPIGTKDTNSSEQTTNNWYLVGVRSKKREVFLKYLNLAIGQNQLQDLIMEIKSPQDAVYQDIVLLKISNFQTACIQLQKIECFQNIERKPLALPQVNRMLGIG; translated from the coding sequence ATGCCACCAATCGGAACTAAAGACACAAATTCATCAGAACAAACCACTAATAATTGGTATTTAGTCGGTGTCCGTTCTAAAAAAAGAGAAGTATTTTTAAAATATCTGAATTTAGCTATTGGACAAAATCAATTACAAGATTTGATCATGGAGATAAAAAGTCCCCAAGATGCAGTTTATCAAGATATTGTTTTATTAAAAATCAGTAATTTCCAAACTGCTTGTATACAACTTCAAAAAATAGAATGTTTCCAAAATATTGAACGGAAACCTTTAGCATTACCACAAGTAAATAGAATGTTGGGTATTGGGTGA
- a CDS encoding prepilin peptidase, producing MDILIYIPASIIVCAVLGLWLFDAIALLGSMAFGKTVMGAGDAKLAAMMGAWLGWRYLLLAGFISCILGVFIGGGAIILSRHQMGQKMPFGPFLALGAVITVFGGETILSHYMRLFLPGY from the coding sequence ATGGACATTTTGATTTATATTCCAGCAAGTATCATTGTTTGTGCTGTTCTAGGTTTATGGCTGTTTGATGCGATCGCCCTTTTAGGTTCTATGGCTTTTGGCAAAACGGTCATGGGTGCAGGTGACGCTAAATTAGCTGCTATGATGGGAGCATGGTTAGGATGGCGTTATTTACTCCTAGCAGGTTTTATATCCTGCATTTTGGGCGTATTCATCGGTGGGGGCGCAATTATCCTCTCCCGTCACCAAATGGGACAAAAAATGCCTTTTGGACCATTCCTGGCGTTAGGTGCAGTCATCACTGTTTTTGGTGGTGAAACTATTTTGTCCCACTATATGAGATTATTTTTGCCTGGATATTAA
- a CDS encoding ribosomal maturation YjgA family protein translates to MLYNRQQSKLIIISTLIVIAMGFFFKYYPGIGHEWLNNYGAAIFYEIFWCLFAFGFFRSKKAVIQIPIWVFILTCIVEFLQLWHPPLLEAIRATLIGKLLLGTTFPWWDFPHYLLGSILGWLWLEKLWRIDHAKKSQS, encoded by the coding sequence ATGCTTTATAACCGTCAACAAAGCAAATTAATTATCATTTCTACACTCATCGTTATAGCGATGGGTTTTTTCTTTAAATATTATCCAGGAATTGGACATGAATGGTTAAATAATTATGGTGCAGCGATATTTTATGAAATATTTTGGTGTTTATTTGCTTTTGGGTTTTTCAGAAGTAAAAAAGCCGTTATCCAAATTCCTATCTGGGTGTTTATTCTGACCTGCATCGTCGAATTTTTACAACTTTGGCATCCACCATTATTAGAAGCGATTCGTGCTACCTTAATAGGTAAGTTATTATTGGGGACTACTTTCCCTTGGTGGGATTTTCCTCATTATCTGTTAGGTTCTATTTTGGGCTGGTTGTGGTTAGAAAAACTCTGGAGAATAGATCATGCAAAAAAGAGTCAAAGTTAA
- a CDS encoding chloride channel protein, with amino-acid sequence MRFTQLINRFQASPETVVLFLAVLIGGSTGMGIVTFHYLIQLINNFMLENLMGQIGIWGAWTLAAVPILGGIIVGLMRWRTQDFGPGLSSLIAVSQGKEAKKPLRPVTKMIAAAVSLGSGASLGPEGPSVEIGTNFGVLLSDILQVSQERQRLLLGAGAAAGLAAGFNAPIAGVFFALEVVMGSTYFATSAVSVILLAAVVAALIAQIGLGSQPAFALPAYQVRSYLELPLYLGLGLGASLISLTYTESIRLAKSIFTGNFSRLTLLGKIPQSIQPIFGGVIIGFVGWQYPQILGIGYGTVEAILQDEDFSLNLLLILLVLKLLMTAVSSGSGFVGGLFAPAMFLGASFGSAYAKFLAFIIPGIGEYMAAPPAYAMVGMAAVLAGSVRAPLTAILMLFELTRDYRIVLPLMAAVGLSVWLVELIKPTVDANANLQQIGLPELKDEKVELWQQMLVADAMYTCPKKLSATLGVLETAVVMTRERIRSALIIDDDTGKLVGILSLEDIKRTFFICQNLPNSLPEIQEYLSSQKLIDICTTDILYAWDDEPVSEALDRMALRGLHQLPVVAKDKPDFILGLLEREQIELTCNLTAISKVLHQYSPVIPTTEYIEEIGNW; translated from the coding sequence ATGCGGTTCACTCAGTTAATTAATCGTTTCCAAGCCTCTCCCGAAACAGTGGTGCTGTTTTTAGCCGTGCTAATTGGCGGTAGCACAGGTATGGGTATAGTCACCTTTCACTATTTAATCCAGCTAATTAACAACTTCATGTTGGAAAATTTGATGGGACAGATTGGGATTTGGGGTGCTTGGACCTTAGCGGCTGTTCCTATTCTCGGCGGTATCATTGTTGGCCTCATGCGGTGGCGAACTCAAGATTTTGGTCCAGGACTTTCATCCCTAATAGCTGTTTCTCAGGGAAAAGAAGCGAAAAAACCCCTGCGACCGGTGACAAAAATGATCGCTGCGGCAGTTTCTCTTGGTAGTGGTGCATCTTTGGGTCCAGAAGGTCCAAGTGTAGAAATTGGGACTAATTTTGGCGTGTTGTTATCGGACATATTACAAGTCTCTCAAGAGCGTCAGCGGTTACTATTGGGGGCTGGGGCGGCGGCTGGTTTAGCGGCTGGTTTTAACGCCCCCATTGCGGGAGTATTTTTTGCCCTAGAAGTAGTTATGGGCAGTACATATTTTGCTACTTCTGCGGTAAGTGTGATATTACTGGCTGCTGTTGTTGCTGCCTTAATTGCTCAAATTGGTTTAGGTTCACAACCAGCTTTTGCTTTACCTGCTTATCAAGTTCGTAGTTACCTAGAATTACCGCTTTATCTGGGTTTAGGTTTGGGTGCAAGTTTAATTTCTCTTACTTATACTGAATCCATTCGTTTAGCTAAATCTATCTTTACTGGCAATTTCTCACGGTTAACGTTATTAGGTAAAATTCCTCAGTCGATTCAGCCAATTTTTGGTGGTGTAATTATTGGTTTCGTCGGTTGGCAATACCCACAAATTTTAGGTATCGGCTATGGAACTGTAGAAGCGATACTACAGGATGAAGATTTTTCTCTTAATTTATTACTCATTTTACTAGTATTAAAACTGCTAATGACAGCGGTAAGTTCAGGTAGTGGTTTTGTGGGCGGATTATTTGCCCCGGCTATGTTTTTAGGTGCTTCCTTTGGGTCTGCCTACGCTAAATTTTTGGCTTTTATTATACCAGGAATTGGAGAGTATATGGCTGCTCCTCCAGCTTATGCAATGGTAGGTATGGCGGCGGTTTTAGCAGGTAGCGTAAGAGCACCATTAACAGCAATTTTAATGTTATTTGAATTAACCCGTGATTACCGCATTGTTTTACCTTTAATGGCGGCAGTGGGTTTAAGTGTTTGGTTAGTAGAACTAATCAAACCAACTGTAGATGCTAATGCTAATCTGCAACAGATTGGTTTACCTGAATTGAAAGATGAAAAGGTAGAACTTTGGCAGCAAATGTTAGTAGCAGATGCTATGTACACCTGTCCCAAAAAATTATCAGCAACTTTAGGCGTATTAGAGACTGCGGTAGTAATGACGCGGGAACGAATACGCAGTGCTTTAATCATTGATGATGATACTGGTAAACTGGTAGGAATTCTTTCCCTAGAAGATATTAAACGAACTTTTTTTATCTGCCAAAATCTTCCTAATTCATTGCCGGAAATTCAGGAATATTTATCTAGTCAAAAACTGATAGATATTTGTACTACAGATATTCTCTATGCTTGGGATGATGAACCTGTATCTGAAGCTTTAGACCGGATGGCATTACGTGGTTTACATCAATTACCAGTGGTAGCTAAAGACAAGCCCGATTTTATTCTGGGTTTGCTAGAAAGAGAACAAATTGAATTAACTTGTAATTTAACGGCAATCAGTAAGGTACTGCACCAATATTCACCAGTGATTCCCACTACCGAATATATAGAGGAAATTGGTAATTGGTAA